A single region of the Sphaeramia orbicularis chromosome 6, fSphaOr1.1, whole genome shotgun sequence genome encodes:
- the uri1 gene encoding unconventional prefoldin RPB5 interactor 1, producing MAEKGKMSAEHLGGVVRLREEQEKVVKNCESRIEHWLEVSGDYEALNDRLKTLPDQLSYDIMVPFGPLAFMPGKLVHTNEVTVLLGDNWFTKCSAKQAQKIVDHRLKYVKQELDDLTKTIKNFEARVGFAKDLETMSTGKGDFVDIREEVGNIDASVIKGKQRIAHKPKSKPKLDAVFDLNEEDEESGYGEDKKGILTEEELWARLDELEKLEELQDEQDRLSDTTDMNGEDTSSSSSEEEKEGDPTPPVNGLSLKPSWATMPHSTAPPSTDREEEEDEEEDGNCLPTIYFSHTVEPKKVRINTGKNTTLKFSERKEQKDQKRKKKNGHSNGHSHHELHKITTPADIYRLFVDMKNGEPIPRKSILKSRSRENSVCSDTSESSAADFEERRITGRSFSHDETTHSDTSDGITEEDSPTVVPLHPASRFEAFSGTVVEKDPMPLTVPHLTIAQPALPTILERKQEEVAPEASPPQQPPKRVSKFKAARLQQK from the exons ATGGCTGAAAAAGGTAAAATGAGTGCAGAACATCTCGGTGGAGTTGTCAGGCTCCGAGAGGAACAGGAAAAG GTGGTGAAAAACTGTGAAAGTCGGATTGAGCACTG GTTAGAAGTGTCAGGAGACTATGAAGCACTGAACGACCGTCTCAAAACTCTTCCAGATCAACTGTCTTATGATATAATG GTACCGTTTGGTCCCTTGGCCTTCATGCCTGGGAAGCTGGTCCACACTAATGAAGTCACAGTGTTGCTTGGAGACAACTGGTTCACTAAGTGTTCTGCCAAGCAGGCTCAGAAAATTGTGGATCACAGGTTGAAAT ATGTGAAGCAGGAACTTGATGATCTGACAAAGACAATAAAAAACTTTGAAGCCAGAGTTGGATTCGCAAAGGACTTGGAGACTATGTCAACA GGCAAAGGGGACTTCGTTGACATCAGAGAGGAGGTCGGAAACATTGATGCTTCTGTCATCAAAG GAAAGCAAAGAATAGCACACAAGCCAAAGTCTAAGCCCAAGCTGGACGCTGTGTTCGATCTaaatgaggaggatgaagagagtGGATATGGAGAGGACAAAAAAGGCATCTTGACTGAGGAGGAGCTGTGGGCTAGACTGGATGAGCTGGAGAAACTGGAGGAGCTACAAGATGAGCAGGACAG ATTATCTGATACTACAGACATGAATGGTGAGGACACATCATCCTCTTCctcagaggaggagaaggagggagatCCGACCCCACCTGTAAATGGTCTGAGTCTGAAGCCAAGTTGGGCCACCATGCCTCACAGTACAGCACCACCTAGCACTgacagagaagaggaagaagatgaagaagaggatggCAACTGTTTGCCAACCATCTATTTCTCTCACACAGTTGAACCCAAGAAG GTGAGGATAAACACGGGAAAAAATACCACATTGAAGTTCAGTGAAAGAAAAGAGCAGAAAGatcagaagaggaaaaagaaaaatggacACAGTAACGGACACTCACATCATGAACTTCACAAAATTACAACACCGGCGGACATCTACAG GTTATTTGTCGATATGAAGAACGGAGAACCCATTCCCAGGAAGTCCATCTTAAAATCACGTAGCCGAGAGAACAGCGTGTGCAGTGACACGAGCGAGAGCAGCGCAGCCGACTTCGAAGAGCGACGAATAACCGGGCGCAGCTTCAGTCACGACGAGACGACACATAGTGACACCAGTGACGGCATAACGGAGGAGGACAGTCCCACAGTAGTCCCACTGCACCCCGCCAGTCGATTTGAG GCCTTTTCAGGTACAGTGGTTGAAAAGGACCCCATGCCTTTAACTGTTCCCCATCTGACTATTGCTCAACCTGCTCTTCCAACCATTCTGGAGAGGAAACAGGAGGAGGTGGCACCTGAAGCTTCCCCGCCCCAACAGCCTCCGAAAAGAGTGTCAAAGTTCAAAGCTGCAAGGTTACAGCAGAAGTGA
- the LOC115421331 gene encoding cytochrome b-c1 complex subunit Rieske, mitochondrial-like isoform X1 produces the protein MMSIAARNGVLSSYLQATKHAVKNLGFGAKDVAATAGPAGIRLAHTDVRIPDFSDYRRTDVIDPNKSSQDSSEGRRVFSYLVTGATTVVGVYAAKTVVTQFVSSMSASADVLALSKIEIKLSDIPEGKNMTFKWRGKPLFVRHRTEKEISAEADVNIAELRDPQHDKDRVINPSWVIVLGVCTHLGCVPIANAGDFGGYYCPCHGSHYDASGRIRKGPAPLNLEVPYYEFPDDETVVVG, from the exons ATGATGTCCATAGCCGCTCGTAACGGGGTTCTATCCTCGTACTTGCAGGCAACGAAACACGCGGTTAAAAACCTGGGGTTTGGAGCTAAGGATGTGGCGGCTACTGCTG gtcctgcaGGAATCCGACTGGCCCATACAGATGTCAGGATCCCTGATTTTTCAGACTACCGTCGCACCGATGTAATTGACCCAAACAAGTCCTCCCAGGACAGCAGTGAGGGAAGAAGGGTATTCTCCTACCTTGTAACAGGAGCAACCACTGTGGTTGGTGTCTATGCAGCTAAAACAGTGGTCACCCAGTTTGTCTCCTCCATGAGTGCATCAGCTGATGTCCTGGCTTTGTCTAAAATTGAGATCAAGCTCAGTGATATCCCTGAAGGTAAAAACATGACCTTCAAATGGAGAGGAAAGCCTCTGTTTGTCCGTCACCGCACAGAGAAAGAAATTAGTGCAGAGGCAGATGTCAATATCGCAGAGCTGCGTGATCCCCAACATGACAAGGATAGGGTGATCAACCCCAGTTGGGTTATTGTTCTTGGTGTCTGCACCCATCTGGGTTGTGTGCCCATTGCCAACGCTGGAGACTTTGGAGGTTATTACTGTCCGTGCCATGGTTCTCACTATGATGCTTCAGGAAGAATACGAAAGGGACCTGCACCTCTTAACCTCGAGGTTCCTTACTATGAGTTCCCTGATGATGAAACAGTCGTTGTGGGATAA
- the LOC115421331 gene encoding cytochrome b-c1 complex subunit Rieske, mitochondrial-like isoform X2 → MMSIAARNGVLSSYLQATKHAVKNLGFGAKDVAATAGIRLAHTDVRIPDFSDYRRTDVIDPNKSSQDSSEGRRVFSYLVTGATTVVGVYAAKTVVTQFVSSMSASADVLALSKIEIKLSDIPEGKNMTFKWRGKPLFVRHRTEKEISAEADVNIAELRDPQHDKDRVINPSWVIVLGVCTHLGCVPIANAGDFGGYYCPCHGSHYDASGRIRKGPAPLNLEVPYYEFPDDETVVVG, encoded by the exons ATGATGTCCATAGCCGCTCGTAACGGGGTTCTATCCTCGTACTTGCAGGCAACGAAACACGCGGTTAAAAACCTGGGGTTTGGAGCTAAGGATGTGGCGGCTACTGCTG GAATCCGACTGGCCCATACAGATGTCAGGATCCCTGATTTTTCAGACTACCGTCGCACCGATGTAATTGACCCAAACAAGTCCTCCCAGGACAGCAGTGAGGGAAGAAGGGTATTCTCCTACCTTGTAACAGGAGCAACCACTGTGGTTGGTGTCTATGCAGCTAAAACAGTGGTCACCCAGTTTGTCTCCTCCATGAGTGCATCAGCTGATGTCCTGGCTTTGTCTAAAATTGAGATCAAGCTCAGTGATATCCCTGAAGGTAAAAACATGACCTTCAAATGGAGAGGAAAGCCTCTGTTTGTCCGTCACCGCACAGAGAAAGAAATTAGTGCAGAGGCAGATGTCAATATCGCAGAGCTGCGTGATCCCCAACATGACAAGGATAGGGTGATCAACCCCAGTTGGGTTATTGTTCTTGGTGTCTGCACCCATCTGGGTTGTGTGCCCATTGCCAACGCTGGAGACTTTGGAGGTTATTACTGTCCGTGCCATGGTTCTCACTATGATGCTTCAGGAAGAATACGAAAGGGACCTGCACCTCTTAACCTCGAGGTTCCTTACTATGAGTTCCCTGATGATGAAACAGTCGTTGTGGGATAA
- the rxylt1 gene encoding ribitol-5-phosphate xylosyltransferase 1 — translation MKIPKRKLFLLIIFAYVAFSLYAAYNVFFSTKAISRVHRVVKKETAPSGGVRDGGAVAPFVGDEWNPWENEQVDYNSALNKKREAFKQYIGRIDKNKPKRYKVQIWGKAAIGLYLWEHILEGPLNPTDKVAQWREGELQCGKVDFSFYTGPAVVQGHVPLEMNSLVLVLNGREQQKVTYSTRWLEHVKALVQSHTVSHVAVVLLGNERCNNDWIGPYLKRNGGFVDLLFLVYDSPWVNDKDVFQWPLGVATYRQFPMIRPNAQMITSNRPYLCNFLGTVYKNSSREVLMQVLKQSGLDKECITTAREKWLPQETTDSLRHYQTALAQSELTLCPVGVNTECYRIYEACSYGSVPVVEDVQTPGTCAAGPSAPLRLLKAAGAPFIFINDWKELPAILERERSMSQEQRVDRRRRLLEWYASFRQQMKERFTEVIEETFFKTV, via the exons atgaaaataccaaAAAGAAAATTATTTCTTCTCATAATTTTTGCCTATGTGGCATTTTCACTATATGCTGCATACAATGTTTTCTTCAGCACCAAAGCAATATCACGCGTTCATAGGGTTGTGAAGAAAGAGACAGCCCCGTCGG GTGGTGTCAGAGATGGCGGTGCTGTTGCTCCATTTGTAGGCGATGAATGGAATCCGTGGGAGAATGAACAGGTGGACTACAACTCTGCTCTAAATAAAAAGAGAGAGGCTTTCAAACAGTACATCGGCCgaattgacaaaaacaaacctaAAAGATACAAGGTGCAAATCTGGGGGAAAGCCGCTATAG ggCTTTACCTTTGGGAACACATTTTAGAGGGACCCCTCAACCCTACTGACAAAGTAGCCCAATGGAGAGAGGGGGAGCTGCAGTGTGGAAAGGTTGACTTCAG TTTTTATACAGGTCCTGCTGTCGTCCAAGGCCATGTCCCTCTGGAAATGAACAGCCTGGTTTTGGTTCTGAATGGTCGTGAACAACAGAAGGTCACGTACTCCACACGGTGGCTGGAGCATGTCAAGGCTCTGGTTCAGTCTCACACTGTATCTCATGTGGCTGTGGTCCTGCTTGGCAACGAGCGCTGCAACAATGACTGGATTGGCCCATATTTGAAGAGAAATGGTGGCTTTGTGGATCTGTTGTTTCTAGTGTATGACAGCCCCTGGGTCAATGACAAAGATGTCTTCCAGTGGCCGCTTGGTGTTGCAAC ATACAGGCAGTTTCCCATGATCAGGCCAAATGCCCAGATGATCACCTCTAACAGGCCATACCTCTGCAATTTCTtaggaactgtttacaaaaattCTTCCAGAGAAGTACTCATGCAAGTGCTGAAACAATCTGGCCTTGACAAAGAATGCATCACCACTGCCAGGGAGAA GTGGCTCCCTCAGGAGACAACAGACAGTCTGAGGCACTATCAGACAGCTCTGGCCCAAAGCGAGCTCACCCTCTGCCCAGTCGGGGTTAACACTGAGTGCTACCGTATCTATGAAGCTTGCTCTTACGGCTCAGTGCCAGTGGTGGAAGACGTCCAGACACCTGGGACCTGTGCGGCAGGCCCCAGCGCTCCACTGCGTCTGCTAAAAGCTGCAGGGGCCCCCTTCATTTTCATCAATGATTGGAAGGAGCTGCCGGCCATCTTGGAGAGGGAGAGATCGATGAGTCAGGAGCAGAGggtggacaggaggaggaggctgTTGGAGTGGTATGCCAGCTTCCGTCAGCAGATGAAGGAGAGGTTCACAGAGGTCATAGAGGAAACATTCTTTAAAACTGTCTGA
- the LOC115421022 gene encoding zinc finger protein 536-like, whose product MKTYGFITPSTHPIRSQMALLANQIMDARILSSMNGRVELSQFLRVTNQSIVSQVNSAPDDNRKNRKYPCPLCGKRFRFNSILSLHMRTHTGEKPFKCPYCDHRAAQKGNLKIHLRTHKQGILGKGRGRIREENRLLHELEERAILRDRQMRGGHVGFQQTSSINLHQKSPLSQTVLTQPQFLTTSGVAESEPRASTSPKVATVHDESAQPQPTGFRCSFCKGKFRKQQELERHIRILHKPYKCTLCEFAASQEEELIGHVETTHITADSGPGPKAAMGATDKGKPVGEFPCEVCGQTFSQAWFLKGHMRKHKDSFEHCCQICGRRFKEPWFLKNHMKVHLNKLAAKSNLPPEHDGSVNMSSLTQDHHSNLYSQYISRIHNRFLSAERADQPDYNHMIALAGVDMKVREMLGRMMSAGPGPLTDGESFSLLGLNHLHPPLSSTSLEYLQKVVSNRDAVNSSSSSSSNNYPAWQIMTPGLPAEQQMFNPKSQQQQQCSSYLPAEDGKVSLGDPDTKAISRPSSPGSLSHHGLSEIITETGNSHSSSSLDHRPRSSSPATGEKVYRCPPSSDYTTAQTASLGFHLDRYHFPHWQNSRDLSSPLQPTSSSSSSSPNPKIRPRSREDWSPAAGHYLGLDGENALLIKKQSDLTDKEASVDNSISGQSRKSQFEPLDLSVRPESLSSLVQMSGVFSNGLSSSIARQLQSYSNSAAEISVKPAFPCDLLVQGTKEEMNAQNAASTGHSGKSEFEKTPPELGRETENDDATKWKILKNNVLEPEELGQCDFQGPGEKNDEPGQRARPIAESPISSLESLTPGQAISLQHQAGLLSFLRSQGNLNSAAASAQKTTLNGGGSVEIDGASGRKPFQCRYCPYSASQKGNLKTHVLCVHRKPFDNSLYPDRRLRRSHTPQRSSRLPQSITGDNRVAGRDQISVTSLCGT is encoded by the exons ATGAAGACA TACGGCTTCATTACCCCATCCACCCACCCAATTAGGAGCCAGATGGCGCTTCTGGCCAATCAAATCATGGATGCAAGGATTCTTAGCAGTATGAACGGGAGAGTAGAGCTCTCCCAGTTTTTGAGGGTCACCAATCAAAGCATCGTGTCACAGGTAAATTCGGCTCCAGATGACAACCGTAAGAACAGGAAGTATCCCTGCCCGTTGTGTGGAAAGCGTTTCCGTTTCAACAGCATCCTTTCCCTTCACATGCGTACACACACGGGTGAGAAGCCCTTTAAGTGTCCGTATTGTGACCACAGGGCTGCACAGAAGGGCAACCTGAAGATACACCTCCGTACTCACAAGCAAGGCATTCTGGGCAAAGGCCGTGGGAGAATTAGGGAGGAGAACAGGCTGCTTCATGAGCTGGAGGAAAGGGCGATACTAAGGGACAGGCAGATGCGAGGCGGCCATGTTGGTTTTCAGCAAACATCCAGTATAAACCTCCATCAGAAGTCCCCGCTGTCACAGACTGTCCTGACACAACCCCAATTTTTAACCACCTCAGGGGTTGCTGAAAGCGAACCACGTGCGTCCACGTCGCCTAAAGTTGCTACTGTCCATGATGAATCAGCACAGCCCCAGCCAACAGGTTTCCGCTGCTCATTCTGTAAGGGAAAGTTCAGGAAGCAGCAGGAGCTTGAGCGTCACATCCGGATTCTACACAAACCCTATAAATGCACCTTGTGCGAGTTTGCTGCCTCACAGGAAGAAGAGCTCATTGGCCACGTCGAGACTACACATATAACTGCTGACTCAGGCCCGGGTCCAAAGGCCGCAATGGGGGCAACTGACAAGGGGAAGCCTGTCGGTGAATTCCCCTGTGAGGTGTGTGGCCAGACCTTCAGCCAGGCCTGGTTCCTAAAGGGCCATATGAGGAAACACAAGGACTCTTTCGAGCACTGTTGTCAAATCTGCGGCCGTCGTTTCAAAGAACCCTGGTTTCTTAAGAACCACATGAAGGTCCACCTCAACAAGCTGGCTGCTAAAAGTAACCTCCCTCCTGAACATGATGGCTCTGTTAACATGAGCAGTCTCACACAGGACCATCACAGCAACCTCTACTCCCAGTACATCTCCCGCATTCACAACCGGTTTCTCTCAGCGGAGAGAGCTGACCAGCCAGACTATAATCACATGATTGCCTTGGCAGGAGTTGACATGAAGGTTAGAGAGATGTTAGGGAGGATGATGTCTGCGGGTCCAGGACCTCTGACAGATGGCGAGAGCTTTTCTTTGTTGGGTTTAAATCATCTTCACCCTCCGCTGAGCTCCACAAGCCTGGAATATCTACAGAAAGTCGTTTCTAACAGAGATGCagtcaacagcagcagcagcagcagcagcaacaactaTCCGGCCTGGCAGATCATGACACCTGGGCTGCCTGCTGAACAGCAAATGTTCAATCCGAAAagccagcagcagcaacagtgctCCTCTTACCTGCCTGCAGAAGATGGAAAAGTGTCGCTTGGTGACCCAGACACCAAGGCCATCAGCCGACCCAGTAGCCCAGGCAGCCTGAGTCATCATGGACTGTCAGAGATCATCACAGAGACGGGGAACTCCCACTCCAGCAGCTCCCTGGACCATAGACCACGATCTTCTTCACCAGCTACAG GTGAGAAAGTCTACAGGTGTCCACCCTCCAGTGACTACACCACTGCACAGACAGCTTCCCTGGGGTTCCATCTGGATCGCTACCACTTCCCCCACTGGCAGAACAGCAGAGATCTGTCTTCTCCACTGCAGCCCACCAGCAGTAGCTCCAGCTCCAGCCCCAACCCCAAGATCCGACCGAGGTCAAGGGAAGACTGGAGCCCTGCTGCAGGTCACTATCTTGGCCTGGACGGTGAAAATGCCCTTCTGATCAAAAAGCAGTCTGATCTTACTGACAAAGAAGCAAGCGTGGACAATTCTATATCTGGTCAAAGCAGGAAGTCCCAGTTTGAGCCTTTAGATTTGTCTGTCAGACCAGAGTCTCTATCATCCCTGGTACAGATGTCTGGTGTTTTTAGTAATGGACTTTCTTCCTCTATTGCCCGCCAGCTACAAAGTTACTCTAACTCTGCAGCTGAAATCAGTGTGAAACCAGCATTTCCGTGCGACCTTTTGGTCCAGGGAACAAAAGAAGAGATGAACGCACAGAATGCAGCCTCCACAGGTCACAGTGGTAAAAGTGAATTTGAGAAAACGCCACCTGAGTTAGGGAGGGAGACTGAAAATGACGATGCTACCAAGTGGAAGATCCTGAAAAATAATGTCCTGGAGCCGGAGGAGCTTGGACAGTGTGATTTCCAGGGTCCTGGTGAGAAGAATGATGAGCCGGGACAGCGGGCCAGACCTATTGCTGAATCCCCCATCTCTTCTCTGGAGAGCTTGACTCCAGGACAGGCCATTTCCCTCCAACACCAGGCTGGCCTCCTCTCCTTTCTCAGATCCCAGGGGAACCTGAACAGTGCAGCTGCCAGCGCTCAAAAAACCACACTGAATGGTGGAGGGAGCGTGGAAATAGATGGTGCATCAG
- the LOC115421332 gene encoding protein C19orf12 homolog — protein sequence MGHRIEDVMKLCCELSANQQIKTTVKSSGKGAAAAGGLAFAGGLVGGPLGIAVGGAVGGLLGCWMTSGQFKPLPQIIMELSPQQQQKLYDDLMAILGDIQWTDMVQLTALVMGNATLKQQLTAALLGYITKELQAEVHYVD from the exons ATGGGCCATCGAATTGAAGATGTCATGAAGCTGTGCTGCGAGTTGTCTGCCAATCAGCAAATCAAAACTACGGTGAAGAGCTCTGGAAAGGGAGCAGCAGCAGCTGGGGGTCTGGCCTTTGCAGGGGGGCTGGTTGGGGGTCCTCTTGGTATTGCAGTGG GCGGAGCTGTTGGAGGCCTTTTGGGATGTTGGATGACCAGTGGACAATTCAAACCTCTGCCTCAGATCATCATGGAGCTGAGtcctcagcagcagcagaagctttATGACGATCTCATGGCCATCCTTGGAGACATTCAGTGGACAGACATGGTCCAGCTCACAGCTCTGGTGATGGGAAACGCCACCCTGAAGCAGCAGCTTACAGCAGCTCTTCTTGGTTATATCACCAAGGAACTCCAGGCAGAGGTCCATTATGtggattag